In Nomascus leucogenys isolate Asia chromosome 8, Asia_NLE_v1, whole genome shotgun sequence, a single genomic region encodes these proteins:
- the RBP2 gene encoding retinol-binding protein 2 — protein sequence MTRDQNGTWEMESNENFEGYMKALDIDFATRKIAVRLTQTKVIDQDGDNFKTKTTSTFRNYDVDFTVGVEFDEYTKGLDNRHVKALVTWEGDVLVCVQKGEKENRGWKQWIEGDKLYLELTCGDQVCRQVFKKK from the exons ATGACAAGGGACCAGAatggaacctgggagatggagagtAATGAAAACTTTGAGGGTTACATGAAGGCCCTGG ATATTGATTTTGCCACCCGCAAGATTGCAGTACGTCTCACTCAGACGAAGGTTATTGATCAAGATGGTGATaacttcaagacaaaaactactAGCACATTCCGCAACTATGATGTGGATTTCACTGTTGGAGTAGAGTTTGACGAGTACACGAAGGGCCTGGATAACCGGCATGTTAAG GCACTGGTCACCTGGGAAGGTGATGTCCTTGTGTGTGTGCAAAAGGGGGAGAAGGAGAACCGCGGCTGGAAGCAGTGGATTGAGGGGGACAAGCTGTACCTG GAGCTGACCTGTGGTGACCAGGTGTGCCGTCAAGTgttcaaaaagaaataa